The sequence CCACTCTTTTAGACCTTTCTTACAGACCGAAATTTAAAGCCGAAGACGGTCAAAAAGGCGGCACCAGCGACAAATACGGAAGATACGGCGAGGATCTTATAATAAAAGTCCCCACGGGAACTCTTGTATTTAAAAACGGCGAACTTTTTGCCGACATAAAAATTGCCGGCGAGAGAGTTTTAATGGCAAAAGGCGGGCGCGGCGGCAGAGGCAACGCTTCGTTTAAAACGCAAAAATATACCGCTCCGCGCATTGGCGAAAAAGGCGAGCCCGGCGAAACCGCCGACATTCAGCTTGAACTTCGTTTAATTGCAGACGTTGGTTTTGTAGGTTTGCCCAATGCGGGCAAATCAACTCTTCTTGCAAAAATATCAGCCGCAAAACCAAAAATTGCGGACTATCCGTTTACAACTCTTGCGCCTAATTTAGGCGTTGTAGATTTTAAAGGGCGTCATTTTGTGGCTGCCGATATTCCCGGAATTATTGAGGGCGCGCACGAAGGCAAAGGTCTTGGTTTTGAGTTTTTAAGGCACATTCGCCGCACAAAAGTTTTAATACATTTAATAGATGTCGGCGGGTTTGACGGAAGCGACCCTTACGCAAACTATAAAGTTATAAATAACGAATTGAAAAAATATTCAAAATATCTCTCTAAAAAACATATTATTATTGCGTTTAATAAAATAGATTTGCCTGATGCTCAAAAGCATATTAAAAAAATAGCTAAACATTTAAAAACAAAAAAGTTTTTTAAAATTTCCGCCGCAACCGGCGAGGGTTTAGATAAACTTCTGTCGGAAGTTTTGAAAATGTTAGACAAACCGTTGAAATTTAATCCTGAAGAAGAAATAGAAACAATACCCGTAAAAAAATATATTTACGAACCGGAATTTAAAGTTGAGAAAGACGAAGACGGCGTTTTTGTAGTTACCGGCAAAAAAGTTGAAACTCTTACCGCAATGACAACATTCGGCGAAGACGATTCTTTAAGGCGCTACCAAAATATCTTGAAAAAAATGGGTCTTGACGCCGAATTGGAAAACCAAGGCGTAAAACCCGGCGACACAATAAGAATAGGCGGCTTTGAATTTTCCTACGAAAAGTAACAGCGAGGCAATATGAAACTTGGCATAGTGGGTCTTCCTAACGTTGGTAAATCAACATTATTTAATGCAATAACAAAAGCGGGCGCGGAATGCGCTAATTATCCTTTTTGCACTATAGACCCAAACGTGGGCGTGGTTGCGGTTCCGGATAAAAGATTGGACTTTTTGGAAAAACTTTACAATTCAAAAAAGAAAGTTTACGCTACGGTAGATTTTGTGGATATCGCGGGTCTTGTTAAAGGCGCGTCGCAGGGCGAGGGGCTGGGCAATCAGTTCTTATCGCACATCAGAGAAACTCAGGCTATTGTTCACGTGGTGCGCTGTTATGAAAACAAAGATATTACGCACGTTATGGGCGGCATTGACCCTTTAAGAGACATTGAAATTATAGACACGGAACTGACTCTTGCGGATTTAGACTCAATGACAAAAATATACGAGCGTCTTGCAAAAAATTCGCGCATGAACGATAAAAAAGTTTTAGCGCAAATTGATTTTGCGAAAAAAGTTAAAGAACATCTTGAAGCCGGAAAACCGGCAAGGACGCTTGAATTAAACGACGATGAAAAAAATATGTTAAAAGATTTCTTTTTAATTACGGCAAAGCCTGTGCTCTACGCTTGTAATGTCGGCGAAAACGATTTGCCGTCTTTGCAAAACGAATACGTTAAAATTGTCGTGCAGAAAGCCTTGGCTGACGGCGCGCAAGCGGTGGCTATATGCGCAAAAATTGAAGCCGAACTTTCCGAACTTGCAGATTCTGACCGGGACGCGTTTTTAAAAGATTTAGGTTTAACCGAAGCCGGTCTTAACCGTTTAATTAAAGCCGGCTTTACGCTGCTGGGGCTTGAAACTTTTTTAACTGCAGGGGAAGACGAAGTGCGCGCGTGGACAATAAAGCGGGGCTTTTTAGCGCCGCAAGCCGCCGGCGTAATTCACACGGATTTTGAAAGAGGTTTTATACGCGCCGAAGTTATGAATTACGACGATTTATTCAAACTCGGCAGCGAAAAAGCCGTCAAGGAAGCCGGTCTTCTAAAAAGCGAAGGCAAAGAATACGTTGTTAAAGACGGCGATATAATAGAGTTTCGCTTTAATGTGTGATAGGTAAAGCGGAGGGTGAGATGGTAGGAAGGTAAGTAACGGCGAGTTGTTAAAGTAGAAAGTAGGAAGGAGTAAGGAGCAAGTGTTGTTAATTCCCCTTTTGAAAAAGGGGGTGAGTGTGCGACGAATAAGGAGCACGAGCCACGAACGGGCGCTTGTAAGTAAGATGTTAATCCAAAAACGAGCCTGCCCCGTAAGGTTGTAATACGGGGTGAGCGCACCGGAGCCCGATAGCGCGGGGTATTTGTCTTTGACGTTGATTCGTAAATTAAAATAAGCCATCGGTCGCTTGTAAGTAGGATGTTAACCTTAAAACGAACCTGCACCAAACTATGGATTGCCGCGCCAAGGCTTCGCTTTTCATTGCAATGACAAGCCAAAGGTGTTTAAGCGTGAAAATCATAAAAGTAAAAACCGAAAATTTAATTAATATTGTATCTTCTCTTGCTAATGAAATTTGGAACGAGCATTACAGCGGCATAGTTCCTAAACCTCAAATAGATTATATGCTTGAACGCTTTCAGTCTGCGTCTGCAATTTCAAAACAAATATCGTCGCAAAATTACTTGTATTATCTTTTGCAGGCTGACGGCGGTTATCAAGGCTATTTCGCAATACTTCCAAAAACAGGCGAACTTTTTTTAAGTAAAATTTACATAAAAGTTCAAAGCAGAAAAAAAGGATACGGCAAAGAATCGGTGACTTTTATTAAAGAAACGGCAAAAAAATTAAATCTAAAACAAATAACGCTTACGGTAAATAAAAATAATTTATCATCTATAGAAGCATATAAAAAAATAGGTTTTATAATAGCGGATTCAATAAAATCAGATATCGGCAGCGGCTTTTACATGGACGATTATCTTATGAGTTTGGGAGTTTAAATGGACGCAAGTTTATTTATGTGGATTGTTTTCTGGGTTGTTGTCGCCGTTGCTTTGTTTGTAGATTTGGTAATTTTGCAGCGTCATCAGGGCAACGTAGGTTTTAAAGAAGCCGTTAAAATGGTATGTCTTTGGATAGGGCTTGCTCTGTCTTTCGGCGTTTTTATATATTTTGCTTCCGGGGATTTGGGCTCTGTAAAAGCTTTGGAATATATTACGGGCTACGTTGTTGAATATTCTCTTTCAATAGACAATATGTTTGTGTTTTTGATGATATTTGCATATTTTGCAATACCTAAACAACATCAGCCGAAAGTTTTAATTTACGGAATTATAGGCGCAATAGTTTTAAGATTTTTATTTGTTTTTATAGGAATACAGCTTATAAATGCGTTTGCGTGGATAATTTATGTTTTCGGCGCCGTGCTTATTGTTACGGCGGTAAAAATGTTTTTTCAAAAAGACGAGCAGGTAAATCCTGAAAAAAATATAGCTTATAGAATATTAAAAAAATTCTTTTCTTTTACAACGGATATAAAAACAAGTAAATTTTTTATCAAGGAAAAAGGCGTTCTTTACGCTACGCCTATGCTTGCGGCGGTCGGCGTTATTGAGGTAAGCGATATAATTTTTGCTGTGGATTCAATACCTGCGGTTCTTTCAATTTCCAGAGACACTTTTATAGTTTATACGTCAAATATTTTTGCAATTGTAGGGTTAAGGTCTTTATATTTTCTTCTGTCAAACTTGGCGGAAAAATTTAAATATTTGCAATACGGCGTTGCTGTGATACTGTTTTTTGTAGGTTTAAAAATGATTATTCAACATCACATTCCCGTGCCTACGCACGTCTCGCTGGCAATAATAATACTCATCCTCGGCGTTTCCATAATAACATCCATAGTCCACGATAAAAAGAAAGCTAAATAGCTTATAACCGCTTAATTACGAATTACGAAGCAACGTCAACAACAAATACCCCGCCCTATCGGGCCCCCCTTTTGCAAGGGTTAATGTTCAAAAAGTGTGGTTAAAAGAGGTATTTTTCTAACCAGATTACGACGACAAAAAGAAATATTGATACAATGATTATCAAAAGGGTTTAATAAACGTGTTAAAAACGCTGTAAGTATTGTAAAAGCAATGCCGTA is a genomic window of Endomicrobium proavitum containing:
- a CDS encoding TerC family protein, which produces MDASLFMWIVFWVVVAVALFVDLVILQRHQGNVGFKEAVKMVCLWIGLALSFGVFIYFASGDLGSVKALEYITGYVVEYSLSIDNMFVFLMIFAYFAIPKQHQPKVLIYGIIGAIVLRFLFVFIGIQLINAFAWIIYVFGAVLIVTAVKMFFQKDEQVNPEKNIAYRILKKFFSFTTDIKTSKFFIKEKGVLYATPMLAAVGVIEVSDIIFAVDSIPAVLSISRDTFIVYTSNIFAIVGLRSLYFLLSNLAEKFKYLQYGVAVILFFVGLKMIIQHHIPVPTHVSLAIIILILGVSIITSIVHDKKKAK
- a CDS encoding GNAT family N-acetyltransferase; amino-acid sequence: MKIIKVKTENLINIVSSLANEIWNEHYSGIVPKPQIDYMLERFQSASAISKQISSQNYLYYLLQADGGYQGYFAILPKTGELFLSKIYIKVQSRKKGYGKESVTFIKETAKKLNLKQITLTVNKNNLSSIEAYKKIGFIIADSIKSDIGSGFYMDDYLMSLGV
- the ychF gene encoding redox-regulated ATPase YchF, which gives rise to MKLGIVGLPNVGKSTLFNAITKAGAECANYPFCTIDPNVGVVAVPDKRLDFLEKLYNSKKKVYATVDFVDIAGLVKGASQGEGLGNQFLSHIRETQAIVHVVRCYENKDITHVMGGIDPLRDIEIIDTELTLADLDSMTKIYERLAKNSRMNDKKVLAQIDFAKKVKEHLEAGKPARTLELNDDEKNMLKDFFLITAKPVLYACNVGENDLPSLQNEYVKIVVQKALADGAQAVAICAKIEAELSELADSDRDAFLKDLGLTEAGLNRLIKAGFTLLGLETFLTAGEDEVRAWTIKRGFLAPQAAGVIHTDFERGFIRAEVMNYDDLFKLGSEKAVKEAGLLKSEGKEYVVKDGDIIEFRFNV
- the obgE gene encoding GTPase ObgE yields the protein MFIDKATIHLTAGRGGDGNISFRREKYVPLGGPSGGNGGKGGDIYFEGDPHKTTLLDLSYRPKFKAEDGQKGGTSDKYGRYGEDLIIKVPTGTLVFKNGELFADIKIAGERVLMAKGGRGGRGNASFKTQKYTAPRIGEKGEPGETADIQLELRLIADVGFVGLPNAGKSTLLAKISAAKPKIADYPFTTLAPNLGVVDFKGRHFVAADIPGIIEGAHEGKGLGFEFLRHIRRTKVLIHLIDVGGFDGSDPYANYKVINNELKKYSKYLSKKHIIIAFNKIDLPDAQKHIKKIAKHLKTKKFFKISAATGEGLDKLLSEVLKMLDKPLKFNPEEEIETIPVKKYIYEPEFKVEKDEDGVFVVTGKKVETLTAMTTFGEDDSLRRYQNILKKMGLDAELENQGVKPGDTIRIGGFEFSYEK